From Rhodococcus sp. B7740, one genomic window encodes:
- a CDS encoding MBL fold metallo-hydrolase, protein MQVTSVGHAGFHIRTDAGSILCDPWVNPSFYASWFPFPDNSGLDWYALGDCDYLYVSHLHKDHFDPKNLAEHVNKDATVLLPDYPVLDLKHELEKLGFHKFYETTDSVKHTISGPKGDLDIMIIALRAPADGPIGDSGLVVSDGKTVAFNMNDARPVDLDVMTENFGPVDVHMLQYSGAIWYPMVYDMVSRAKKNFGIQKRQRQMDRARQYIEQVGSTWVVPSAGPPCFLDDELRSLNDVYGDPANVFPDQMVFLEQMRLHGHDKGLLMMPGTAATFDGSELISHEHPIPTAEAEAIFTTGKAEYIEAYAQRQASVIAAEKAAWAPAEGEPLLDPMRGLFEPIMAQTDLICDGIGYPVGITMGDETVVLDFPKRIVREPISNEKFRYSFTIPPELVRTAIRDREPDWVNSIFLSTRFRARRVGGYNEFLYTFFKCLTDERIAYADGWFAEAHDDTATITMGGYEIQRRCPHLKADLTKFGIVEGNKLTCNLHGWDWSLDSGRCLTSKGHELRTRKL, encoded by the coding sequence GTGCAGGTCACCAGCGTGGGACATGCGGGATTCCATATTCGGACCGACGCCGGAAGCATCCTGTGCGACCCGTGGGTCAACCCGTCGTTCTACGCGTCGTGGTTCCCGTTCCCCGACAACTCGGGTCTGGACTGGTACGCCCTCGGTGATTGCGACTACCTCTACGTCTCGCACCTGCACAAGGACCATTTCGACCCGAAGAACCTGGCCGAGCACGTCAACAAGGACGCCACGGTCCTGCTGCCGGACTACCCGGTGCTCGATCTCAAGCACGAGCTGGAGAAGCTCGGCTTCCACAAGTTCTACGAGACGACGGACTCGGTCAAGCACACGATCTCCGGTCCCAAGGGCGATCTGGACATCATGATCATCGCGTTGCGTGCGCCCGCCGACGGGCCGATCGGCGACTCGGGTCTGGTCGTCTCGGACGGCAAGACCGTCGCGTTCAACATGAACGACGCGAGGCCGGTGGACCTGGACGTGATGACCGAGAATTTCGGTCCCGTGGACGTGCACATGCTGCAGTACTCGGGCGCGATCTGGTACCCGATGGTCTACGACATGGTCTCGCGCGCGAAGAAGAACTTCGGCATCCAGAAGCGTCAACGGCAGATGGATCGGGCGCGCCAGTACATCGAGCAGGTCGGCTCCACCTGGGTCGTCCCGTCGGCAGGCCCGCCGTGTTTCCTCGACGACGAACTGCGCTCGCTCAACGACGTCTACGGCGACCCGGCGAACGTGTTCCCGGACCAGATGGTGTTTCTCGAGCAGATGCGACTGCACGGGCACGACAAGGGCCTGCTGATGATGCCGGGCACCGCCGCCACGTTCGACGGCTCCGAGCTGATCTCCCACGAGCACCCGATTCCGACGGCCGAGGCCGAGGCCATCTTCACCACCGGTAAGGCCGAGTACATCGAGGCCTATGCCCAGCGTCAGGCATCGGTCATCGCAGCGGAGAAGGCGGCGTGGGCTCCGGCCGAGGGCGAGCCACTGCTCGACCCGATGAGGGGCCTGTTCGAGCCGATCATGGCGCAGACGGACCTGATCTGCGACGGCATCGGCTATCCCGTCGGAATCACCATGGGCGACGAAACCGTCGTGCTGGACTTTCCGAAAAGGATTGTGCGCGAACCGATCTCGAACGAGAAGTTCCGCTACAGCTTCACCATCCCGCCGGAACTGGTGCGCACCGCGATACGTGACCGAGAGCCGGACTGGGTCAACTCGATCTTCCTGTCCACCCGCTTCCGAGCCCGACGCGTCGGCGGCTACAACGAATTCCTCTACACGTTCTTCAAGTGCCTCACCGACGAGCGCATCGCCTACGCCGACGGCTGGTTCGCCGAGGCGCACGACGACACCGCCACGATCACGATGGGCGGCTACGAGATCCAACGCCGCTGCCCGCACCTGAAAGCGGACCTGACGAAGTTCGGCATCGTCGAGGGCAACAAGCTCACCTGCAATCTGCACGGGTGGGACTGGAGCCTCGATTCCGGGCGCTGTCTGACGTCCAAGGGGCACGAACTGCGCACGCGCAAACTCTGA
- a CDS encoding L,D-transpeptidase produces MHEQVEQTKRTRTVWLIAVLVALVALVAGCTVGSGDAGSGTAAPTTEAAPVARVTENPVAGAVDVSPVAPISVSVADGTLTQVALTNPDGKVVQGALSPDKTSYAITEPLGYGVQYTWSGSAVGSDDKAVEITGAFTTVEPASRTSVSTNIGDGQEVGIAAPIILQFDSAIADKAAVEKALTVTTNPPTPGAWAWFPDDNGSRIHWRPTNYWAPGTTVSVVANLYGVNYGDGAYGADDVTLNFSIGRSQVVVADATSHRMQVVRDGATIMDIPVSYGEGNEDRNVTRSGIHVVTEKHEDFLMSNPPFYENVRERWAVRISNNGEFIHANPLTTGVQGASNVTNGCINLSDADAQQYFQTAMYGDPVEVTGTRIDLSAADGDLYDWAIDWPTWESMSAL; encoded by the coding sequence GTGCATGAGCAGGTAGAACAGACAAAACGGACTCGCACGGTGTGGTTGATCGCCGTGCTGGTCGCCTTGGTGGCACTCGTGGCAGGCTGCACCGTCGGATCGGGCGATGCCGGATCGGGCACGGCAGCCCCGACCACCGAGGCAGCGCCCGTCGCACGGGTGACCGAGAACCCGGTCGCGGGTGCCGTCGACGTCAGTCCCGTCGCACCGATCTCGGTCTCCGTTGCCGACGGAACGCTCACCCAGGTCGCGTTGACCAACCCCGACGGCAAGGTCGTCCAGGGCGCGCTCTCGCCCGACAAGACCTCATACGCCATCACCGAGCCTCTCGGCTACGGCGTGCAGTACACGTGGTCCGGCTCGGCCGTGGGCAGCGACGACAAGGCCGTCGAGATCACCGGTGCCTTCACCACCGTCGAACCCGCCAGCCGCACGTCGGTGAGCACCAACATCGGCGACGGCCAGGAGGTCGGCATCGCTGCCCCGATCATCCTGCAGTTCGACTCGGCGATCGCCGACAAGGCCGCCGTCGAGAAGGCGTTGACGGTGACCACCAACCCGCCGACTCCCGGCGCGTGGGCATGGTTTCCGGACGACAACGGCTCGCGCATCCACTGGCGTCCCACCAACTACTGGGCTCCCGGCACGACCGTCTCGGTGGTAGCCAACCTGTACGGCGTGAACTACGGCGACGGTGCATACGGAGCCGACGATGTCACCCTGAACTTCAGCATCGGACGCAGTCAGGTCGTCGTCGCCGACGCCACCAGCCACCGCATGCAGGTGGTCCGCGACGGCGCGACGATCATGGACATACCGGTCAGCTACGGCGAGGGCAACGAGGACCGCAACGTCACCCGCAGCGGTATCCACGTCGTCACCGAGAAGCACGAGGACTTCCTGATGTCCAACCCGCCGTTCTACGAGAACGTCCGCGAACGCTGGGCTGTGCGCATCTCCAACAACGGCGAGTTCATCCACGCCAATCCGCTGACCACCGGAGTGCAGGGGGCCTCGAACGTCACCAACGGATGCATCAATCTCTCCGACGCCGACGCTCAGCAGTACTTCCAGACGGCGATGTACGGCGATCCCGTCGAGGTCACCGGCACGCGCATCGACCTCTCGGCCGCAGACGGCGACCTGTACGACTGGGCCATCGACTGGCCGACGTGGGAGTCGATGTCGGCGCTGTGA
- a CDS encoding SDR family NAD(P)-dependent oxidoreductase, which produces MTSSEHISPDARIAVVTGASSGIGAATARQLAADGFHVVIGARRLDRLEELASEIGGTALELDVTDEDSVAAFTAVVPRVDVLINNAGGAKGLAPVIDADLDDWRWMWETNVLGTLRVTKSLLPKLIDSGDGLIVTITSVAAFEAYDNGSGYTSAKHAQAVLHRTLRGELLGKPVRLTEVAPGAVETEFSLVRFDGDAAKADAVYQGITPLVASDIAEVIGFVASRPSHVNLDQIIIKPRDQAGPGRFSRK; this is translated from the coding sequence ATGACCTCGTCCGAACACATTTCCCCCGATGCCCGAATCGCCGTCGTGACCGGAGCGAGCTCCGGCATCGGCGCGGCCACCGCCCGCCAACTCGCCGCCGACGGCTTCCACGTCGTGATCGGTGCCCGCCGACTCGACCGGCTCGAGGAGTTGGCGTCGGAGATCGGTGGCACTGCCCTGGAACTCGATGTGACGGACGAGGATTCGGTCGCCGCCTTCACCGCGGTCGTTCCCCGTGTCGATGTGTTGATCAACAATGCCGGGGGCGCGAAGGGCTTGGCCCCGGTGATCGACGCCGACCTCGACGACTGGCGCTGGATGTGGGAGACCAACGTGCTCGGTACATTGCGGGTGACGAAGTCGTTGCTGCCCAAGCTGATCGACTCCGGGGACGGTCTGATCGTCACCATCACGTCCGTGGCGGCATTCGAGGCCTACGACAACGGATCGGGCTACACCTCGGCCAAACACGCTCAGGCAGTGCTGCATCGGACGTTGCGCGGCGAGTTGCTGGGCAAGCCGGTGCGGTTGACCGAGGTCGCGCCGGGCGCCGTGGAAACCGAGTTCTCGCTCGTCCGGTTCGACGGCGACGCCGCCAAGGCCGACGCGGTCTACCAGGGCATCACACCACTCGTGGCGAGCGATATCGCCGAGGTCATCGGCTTCGTCGCATCGCGCCCGTCGCACGTCAACCTGGACCAGATCATCATCAAGCCCCGGGATCAGGCCGGTCCGGGGCGCTTCTCCCGCAAGTAG
- a CDS encoding ROK family protein: protein MSVSTLHHHTGPTSRRSLPRPRSRVQLVAPDLRIADSPAASVLRVACVEGPISRERAARATGSSIATVNRQVSALLTVGLLRERADLTAPGAIGRPRVPFEVNHEPFSTIGIHIGAVVTGIIVSDLRGRILGAIEIPTPAGSSETALASITRSAGAFAGRWHRRTPLWVGVAIGGRVDTATGTVDHPRLGWENGRVAGIIGGGLGLPISVSGHVEAMAASELLLAPRLSDSVASQSNSGTSLYFYARETAGMALTIDGRVHTPTSGPGSIAHLPTGSSALCSCGNRGCLEASVSDRAVVAAAVDRKIVGPQPHPSIGAVYQAAHAGSEAARELLVERAQILGRTVALLRDMFNPDRVVLGGQAFTAYPAGIPHVGEAFATHSTLERRDIRVSGFGDKVQEYAATVVSLSALYSDPLASMRKAAA from the coding sequence ATGTCTGTATCAACCCTGCACCACCACACCGGCCCTACCTCTCGGCGGTCTCTCCCGAGGCCTCGATCGCGCGTCCAACTCGTCGCACCGGATCTGCGGATCGCCGACAGTCCCGCCGCGTCGGTGCTTCGGGTGGCCTGCGTCGAGGGGCCCATCTCGCGCGAGCGTGCCGCTCGCGCAACCGGATCGAGCATCGCCACCGTCAATCGGCAGGTGTCGGCCCTGCTCACCGTCGGGCTGCTCCGTGAGCGCGCAGACCTGACGGCACCGGGGGCGATCGGCCGTCCGCGGGTGCCCTTCGAGGTCAATCACGAACCGTTCTCGACCATCGGCATCCACATCGGAGCCGTCGTCACCGGCATCATCGTGAGCGATCTGCGGGGACGCATCCTCGGTGCCATCGAGATACCAACGCCCGCCGGGTCTTCGGAGACAGCGTTGGCGTCGATCACCCGCAGTGCCGGTGCCTTCGCCGGACGCTGGCACCGCCGCACCCCACTGTGGGTCGGGGTGGCGATCGGTGGACGTGTCGACACCGCGACCGGCACCGTCGACCATCCGCGGCTGGGATGGGAGAACGGCCGCGTCGCCGGAATCATCGGCGGTGGACTCGGACTGCCGATCTCGGTCTCCGGGCACGTCGAGGCCATGGCGGCCTCGGAGCTGCTCCTCGCACCGCGCCTGTCGGACAGTGTTGCGTCGCAGAGCAACAGCGGAACTTCTCTGTACTTCTACGCACGCGAGACCGCAGGCATGGCGCTGACCATCGACGGCCGCGTGCACACCCCCACGAGCGGCCCGGGGTCCATCGCACACCTGCCCACCGGATCGTCGGCGCTGTGCAGCTGCGGCAATCGGGGATGCCTCGAGGCCTCCGTCAGCGATCGAGCCGTGGTCGCCGCCGCCGTCGATCGCAAAATAGTCGGACCGCAGCCTCACCCGAGTATCGGCGCGGTGTATCAGGCGGCGCATGCAGGCTCCGAGGCCGCGCGGGAGTTGCTCGTCGAGCGAGCGCAGATTCTGGGGCGGACGGTGGCGCTGCTGCGCGACATGTTCAATCCGGACCGCGTGGTACTCGGAGGCCAGGCGTTCACCGCGTACCCGGCCGGAATTCCGCACGTGGGGGAGGCCTTCGCGACGCATTCGACGTTGGAGCGCAGGGATATTCGGGTGAGCGGTTTCGGCGACAAAGTGCAGGAGTACGCCGCAACCGTGGTCTCTCTGAGCGCCCTGTACTCCGATCCGCTCGCCTCGATGCGCAAGGCTGCCGCGTAG
- a CDS encoding alpha/beta fold hydrolase, whose translation MSQPDTSTRAAGPIRQATGIDGANIVYRVSGDPAARPLILLHGWAQSSACWGEGLLADLAERYRVVAVDLRGHGYSDAPPAGYDDPRTWAGDVDAVLAAEGITSDAVLLGWSYGGLVICDYLAEHGTGAVAGIVLVGAITSIGRGEAGGRVGTAMRAAIPGAMAEEPRVAIKALGSFGHALTGPTEGKGTEAQALFGLTLSTRPRVRAALFDRAVGHDDLLRSLDIPALVLHGTEDTVVDVSAGRHAAELIPTAVASYWEGVDHGPFVADPQRFFTEVTEFVDGPSLPGRRKG comes from the coding sequence ATGAGCCAGCCCGATACGAGCACCCGTGCAGCAGGACCGATTCGCCAGGCCACCGGCATCGACGGAGCCAACATCGTCTACCGCGTCAGCGGTGACCCAGCGGCGCGGCCACTGATCCTGCTGCACGGGTGGGCGCAGAGCTCGGCCTGCTGGGGCGAGGGACTGCTGGCCGACCTGGCGGAGCGTTACCGCGTCGTCGCCGTCGATCTGCGCGGACACGGCTATTCCGACGCCCCGCCTGCCGGTTACGACGATCCCAGGACATGGGCAGGCGATGTCGACGCGGTACTCGCCGCCGAGGGCATCACATCCGACGCGGTGCTGCTGGGTTGGTCGTACGGCGGACTGGTGATCTGCGACTACCTCGCCGAACACGGCACGGGCGCGGTGGCGGGCATCGTGCTCGTCGGTGCGATCACCAGCATCGGCAGGGGAGAGGCAGGCGGCCGCGTCGGAACGGCCATGCGCGCTGCGATCCCCGGTGCGATGGCCGAGGAGCCCCGCGTCGCGATCAAAGCGCTCGGGAGTTTCGGGCACGCGCTGACCGGGCCGACAGAAGGCAAGGGCACGGAGGCGCAGGCGTTGTTCGGGTTGACGCTGTCCACGAGGCCACGGGTTCGCGCAGCCCTGTTCGATCGAGCGGTCGGCCACGACGACCTGCTGCGCAGCCTCGACATCCCGGCGTTGGTGCTGCACGGGACCGAGGACACCGTCGTCGACGTCTCCGCCGGACGGCACGCTGCGGAGCTGATTCCCACGGCGGTCGCGTCGTACTGGGAGGGTGTGGACCACGGGCCGTTCGTCGCCGATCCGCAGCGCTTCTTCACCGAGGTGACCGAGTTCGTGGATGGTCCGAGTCTGCCCGGTCGTCGGAAGGGGTAG
- the mshA gene encoding D-inositol-3-phosphate glycosyltransferase — protein MTGRQLNRVAVLSLHTSPLAQPGTGDAGGMNVYVLQSAKELAKRGVEVEIFTRATASTDAPVVEAAPGVLVRNIVAGPFEGLDKHDLPTQLCAFAAGVLREEARHEPGYYDLVHSHYWLSGQVGWLARDRWGVPLVHTAHTLAAVKNASLAQGDSPEPAARQIGEQQVVAEADRLIANTTEEAKSLVEIYGASQGSIDVVAPGADLAQYNPGDKRAARAELGLNPDESIVAFVGRIQPLKAPDVLIAAAAEVLQRNPTTPLRVLIVGGPSGSGLDRPDALIDLAENLGITARVTFMPPQPSARLAQVYRAADIVAVPSYNESFGLVAIEAQACGTPVLAADVGGLGVAVRSGETGRLVQGHRTEDWADALSSMLADPVALADMATAAPQHARNFSWEHTADGLIESYRKAKFHFDRGEGPSEFSPRRVRGLSKLRRSGAVTA, from the coding sequence GTGACTGGACGCCAGCTGAACAGGGTCGCTGTGTTGTCCTTGCATACCTCCCCGCTGGCGCAGCCGGGAACGGGCGATGCGGGCGGCATGAACGTCTACGTGCTGCAGAGCGCGAAAGAGCTGGCCAAGCGCGGCGTGGAGGTCGAGATCTTCACCCGTGCGACGGCGTCGACCGACGCGCCCGTCGTCGAGGCAGCTCCCGGAGTGCTGGTGCGCAACATCGTCGCCGGTCCGTTCGAGGGGTTGGACAAGCACGATCTACCCACTCAGCTGTGCGCATTCGCAGCCGGGGTGCTGCGAGAAGAAGCTCGCCACGAACCCGGTTACTACGATCTGGTGCACTCGCACTACTGGCTCTCGGGTCAGGTCGGCTGGCTCGCGCGCGATCGCTGGGGAGTGCCGCTGGTACACACCGCGCACACTCTCGCCGCCGTCAAGAACGCGTCTCTGGCGCAGGGCGACTCGCCCGAACCCGCCGCGCGTCAGATCGGTGAGCAGCAGGTGGTGGCCGAGGCGGACCGGCTGATCGCCAACACCACCGAGGAAGCGAAGTCTCTCGTCGAGATCTACGGGGCGTCGCAGGGTTCGATCGACGTCGTTGCGCCGGGAGCCGATCTGGCGCAATACAATCCGGGTGACAAGCGTGCGGCGCGCGCCGAGCTCGGATTGAATCCCGACGAGTCGATCGTCGCATTCGTCGGACGCATCCAACCGCTCAAGGCCCCCGACGTGCTGATCGCCGCGGCTGCCGAAGTGCTGCAACGCAATCCGACGACACCGCTGCGCGTCCTCATCGTCGGCGGCCCGTCCGGCAGCGGACTGGATCGACCGGACGCCCTCATCGATCTGGCCGAGAACCTGGGGATAACTGCCCGAGTGACGTTCATGCCGCCGCAACCGTCGGCGCGCCTGGCCCAGGTCTACCGCGCCGCGGACATCGTCGCCGTGCCGAGCTACAACGAATCGTTCGGCCTTGTCGCGATCGAAGCCCAGGCCTGCGGCACTCCGGTCCTGGCCGCGGACGTCGGCGGACTCGGCGTGGCGGTGCGATCGGGCGAGACCGGACGCCTGGTTCAGGGCCACCGCACCGAGGACTGGGCCGATGCGCTCTCGTCGATGCTGGCGGATCCAGTTGCCTTGGCAGACATGGCGACCGCGGCACCGCAGCACGCCCGCAACTTCTCGTGGGAGCACACCGCCGACGGACTCATCGAGAGCTACCGCAAGGCCAAGTTCCACTTCGACCGAGGCGAGGGACCGAGCGAGTTCTCTCCGCGACGCGTCCGAGGATTGTCGAAACTACGCAGATCAGGAGCTGTGACTGCATGA
- a CDS encoding YbjN domain-containing protein — protein sequence MSETAELIDRALKDRELDYTRRGEVFTVELPGERKLKTTTMLTVGHHGVRIEAFVCRKPDENFEGVYKYLLRRNRRLYGVHYTIDKVGDIYLVGRMSLHAVNGDELDRILGQTLEAADGDFNVLLELGFAESIKREWAWRVSRGESLASLKAFEHLVEAGKAEQA from the coding sequence ATGAGCGAGACCGCCGAACTGATCGACCGGGCACTGAAGGACCGCGAGCTGGACTACACCCGGCGGGGCGAGGTGTTCACCGTGGAACTGCCCGGGGAACGCAAACTCAAGACCACGACGATGCTGACCGTCGGGCATCACGGGGTGCGGATCGAGGCGTTCGTCTGCCGCAAACCCGACGAGAACTTCGAGGGCGTCTACAAATACCTGCTCCGACGCAACCGTCGCCTGTACGGGGTTCACTACACGATCGACAAGGTCGGCGACATCTACCTCGTCGGCCGAATGTCGTTGCACGCCGTCAACGGTGACGAACTCGACCGCATTCTCGGCCAGACCCTCGAGGCCGCCGACGGTGACTTCAACGTGCTGCTCGAGCTGGGCTTCGCCGAATCCATCAAACGGGAATGGGCGTGGCGGGTATCGCGCGGCGAATCGTTGGCGAGCCTGAAGGCGTTCGAGCATCTGGTGGAGGCCGGTAAGGCCGAGCAAGCGTAA
- a CDS encoding nucleobase:cation symporter-2 family protein — MTRPEDARPPVLQMFGYGLQHILSMFGGVIAVPIIVGGAAGLSGADQALLISCALFVSGVATVLQTIGIPFFGSQLPLVQGISFASVSTVLTIIAGADDGRTGLRTVLGAVLVAALIGLAIAPFFSKIVRFFPPLVTGSIITVIGLSLMPVAARWITGQELVGGAPNPNYLDPGNIGLAMFTLLAVLVMTKIPGLSRLSILLGLVVGTIAALIVGKTDFDGVADASVVAVPTPFAFGSPIFAIGAIVSMTIVILVIMVETTADILAVGEVVGTDVDSKRVGDGLRADMVSSAVAPIFNTFPATAFAQNVGLVAMTGIKSRFVVATGGGVLALLGLSPILAAVVGVVPLPVLGGAGIALFGTVAASGIRTLGKVNYDNNSNVVIVAVTLAFGLIPVVASDFWDEFPDWFVTIFHSGISAASIVAVVLNVFFNVFKPGTPPNPSVVAAGPAVMVREDEARILREGGSLPDDVSTAKAEPHKAEPDRDA, encoded by the coding sequence ATGACCAGGCCCGAGGACGCTCGCCCACCGGTGCTGCAGATGTTCGGTTACGGTCTGCAACACATCCTCTCGATGTTCGGCGGCGTCATCGCCGTCCCGATCATCGTCGGTGGAGCGGCCGGACTCTCCGGGGCCGATCAGGCCCTGCTGATCTCCTGCGCGCTGTTCGTCAGTGGCGTGGCCACCGTGCTGCAAACGATCGGCATCCCGTTCTTCGGCTCGCAACTGCCGCTGGTACAGGGCATTTCGTTCGCATCGGTCTCGACGGTTCTGACGATCATCGCCGGCGCGGACGACGGGCGAACCGGACTGCGCACCGTGCTCGGAGCCGTTCTCGTGGCCGCGCTGATCGGATTGGCGATCGCCCCGTTCTTCTCCAAGATCGTTCGGTTCTTCCCGCCGCTGGTGACCGGCAGCATCATCACCGTCATCGGACTGTCGCTGATGCCGGTGGCCGCCCGCTGGATCACCGGCCAGGAACTGGTGGGCGGTGCCCCGAACCCGAACTACCTGGACCCCGGCAACATCGGGCTGGCGATGTTCACCCTCCTCGCCGTACTGGTGATGACCAAGATCCCCGGACTGTCGCGGCTGTCGATCCTGCTCGGACTCGTCGTCGGCACCATCGCGGCACTGATCGTCGGCAAGACCGACTTCGACGGCGTCGCCGACGCGTCCGTCGTGGCCGTCCCGACACCCTTCGCCTTCGGCTCCCCGATCTTCGCAATCGGCGCGATCGTGTCGATGACCATCGTGATCCTGGTGATCATGGTCGAGACCACCGCCGACATCCTCGCCGTCGGCGAAGTGGTCGGAACCGACGTCGACTCCAAGCGTGTCGGCGACGGCCTGCGCGCCGACATGGTCTCCTCAGCCGTCGCCCCGATCTTCAACACCTTCCCGGCCACGGCCTTCGCGCAGAACGTCGGCCTGGTGGCGATGACCGGCATCAAGAGCCGCTTCGTCGTGGCGACGGGCGGTGGCGTGCTTGCACTGCTGGGCCTTTCGCCGATTCTCGCAGCCGTCGTCGGGGTCGTCCCGCTTCCGGTTCTCGGCGGCGCAGGCATCGCGCTGTTCGGAACCGTCGCCGCGAGCGGTATCCGCACCCTCGGCAAGGTGAACTACGACAACAACTCCAACGTCGTCATCGTGGCGGTGACCTTGGCGTTCGGCCTCATACCTGTTGTCGCGAGCGACTTCTGGGACGAGTTCCCGGACTGGTTCGTCACGATCTTCCACTCCGGAATCAGTGCCGCCAGCATCGTCGCGGTGGTACTCAACGTATTCTTCAACGTGTTCAAGCCCGGAACTCCGCCGAACCCCTCGGTGGTGGCAGCGGGGCCGGCAGTGATGGTGCGTGAGGACGAAGCACGAATACTCCGTGAAGGCGGCAGCTTGCCCGACGATGTCTCCACCGCGAAGGCCGAGCCGCACAAGGCCGAGCCCGACAGGGATGCCTGA
- a CDS encoding BMP family lipoprotein yields MSFVTRTSTRKAALGGVASLGAIALIAGCGSAPEDEGSGGGGSSDFLPCMVSDSGGFDDKSFNQLGFEGLTEASEELGVEPRTVESASPTDYGPNINNLVDQGCNLIVTVGFDLADATKVAAEANSDIDFAIIDDSTIDLPNVKPLTYDASQSAFLAGYAAASYSTTGVVGTFGGSQLPTVTIFMDGFADGVNYFNEQKGEAVRVIGWDVPSQNGSFTGGFTANEVAKNTAQGLIDQNADVIFPVGGPIYQSAAQAIRDSSRPVALIGADADVFESDPSVGDLLLTSVTKGLKTSVDEVVANSGADAFDNTPYVGTLENDGVGIAPFHDFESKVDPALQGELDTIKAGIIDGSITVESPSAPK; encoded by the coding sequence TTGTCATTCGTTACCCGCACGAGTACGCGGAAGGCAGCACTCGGCGGCGTCGCGTCGCTCGGTGCCATCGCCCTGATCGCAGGCTGTGGATCCGCCCCCGAAGACGAAGGATCGGGCGGAGGCGGATCGAGTGACTTCCTGCCCTGCATGGTCTCCGACAGTGGCGGATTCGACGACAAGTCGTTCAACCAGCTCGGGTTCGAGGGCTTGACCGAAGCCTCCGAAGAACTCGGCGTCGAGCCACGCACCGTCGAGTCCGCATCGCCCACCGACTACGGCCCCAACATCAACAACCTCGTCGATCAGGGCTGCAACCTCATCGTCACCGTCGGATTCGATCTGGCCGACGCCACCAAGGTGGCCGCCGAGGCCAACTCCGACATCGACTTCGCGATCATCGACGACTCCACGATCGATCTGCCGAACGTCAAGCCGCTGACCTACGACGCGTCGCAGTCCGCATTCCTCGCCGGCTACGCGGCCGCGAGCTACAGCACCACCGGCGTGGTCGGTACGTTCGGTGGCTCCCAGCTGCCGACCGTCACCATCTTCATGGACGGCTTCGCAGACGGCGTGAACTACTTCAACGAGCAGAAGGGCGAAGCGGTCCGCGTCATCGGCTGGGACGTACCCTCGCAGAACGGCTCGTTCACCGGCGGATTCACCGCCAACGAGGTCGCGAAGAACACCGCCCAGGGTCTGATCGACCAGAACGCGGACGTCATCTTCCCGGTCGGCGGTCCCATCTATCAGAGTGCGGCACAGGCCATTCGCGACTCCTCGCGCCCGGTCGCCCTCATCGGTGCCGACGCCGACGTGTTCGAGTCCGACCCCTCGGTCGGTGACCTGCTGCTCACCTCGGTGACCAAGGGACTCAAGACCAGCGTCGACGAGGTCGTCGCCAACTCCGGTGCCGATGCGTTCGACAACACCCCGTACGTGGGCACTCTCGAGAACGACGGAGTCGGTATCGCACCGTTCCACGACTTCGAGTCCAAGGTCGACCCCGCGCTGCAGGGCGAGCTGGACACGATCAAGGCCGGCATCATCGACGGGTCCATCACCGTCGAGTCGCCGTCGGCACCCAAGTAG